The nucleotide window cccTGCTGGTGAGCCTCAGCCTATTTTCATCtacctaatgctgggattacaagcacacatTATGATGCCTGCctttttcatgtgggttccagggattggatACAGATCCTAATGGTTGCAGAGCAAGGACTCTAccctctaagccatctccccagcctccgtGCCAAATCTTAGTTATACCTGAAATTGTTGGTTTACCTTTGACTGGGAGGGTCCCTGATGGGGTTGGTGCTGTAGCTTCCCTACCCATCTGTGCTACTGGAGAAATAGATGGCTCCTCATCCCACCCTGGCCCAACCCACACCCTCCCCCAGTAGCTCACTTTGGGGAATATTGAGAGCTTCTTTGATGTAGCGAGCAACAGGCAGAAAGTAGACACTGAGGTCAAAGAAGGGGTTATCATCAGCTTCAATGCCGTAGTACTCCAGAGGTGTTCCACGGTAAAACTTGGCGCCTGTGTCCACTTGAAACTTGCCTGCTGCGACATTCACAACGTGGGTGATGCCCAGCTGGATTAGACGACTCTTGTCTCGGGCAGCATACCTGTGGGAAGGGAGGCACATGGGCAGttaggaggtggaggtggagctCACTGCAGCGGGACTCAGCCTCCACCCTCTGTTCTCCTCTaggccagcggttctcaacctcctTAATGCTGCGGCTCTTTAATACatgctgtggtgatccccaaccataaaattatttttgttgctacttcataactgtaattttgctactgttatgaagtaCAGTGTAAATATTTTTGGCAACCAACCCatcagttgagaaccactgttctagctCTTTCATCCAGAGGAACTTCTTGAGAGGAAGTTGGCTACAATGCATGAAAAGCCTCAGAAATGCGTGTCCACTTTATATAAACACTTTCTTCTAGCAACAGGttaaaaggaagaattcaaaatgTGCCAACCAGCCATTATATAAGCTGAATTTAACAACATTTAAAACTGGCATATTAGGGAAGAAAGCATTCTTGACAGAAAAAAGAACTTAATTGTCCTGTAATAAGTTATTAAGTATGGTACAGTAATCCTTTTTTATCTGTGGTTTTATCTGAGCTTTTTATGGTTTCATTTACCCATAGTCAATTATggcttcaaaatatttaaaaattttttatcagTAAAATCTAATAGATTTTAAACTGTGTACTGTCCTGCTGTGTTGTGCCCACAATTGTCATAATGTTGGCTAGCAGTGCTTGCCAACATTACAGTTCTACATCGAGGAAACCTTAATTGAGGAATGGACGTCATTAAACTGGCCTGCGGACATGTTTCTGGAGCATTTTTTAGTTGCTAGTTGATACGGGAGGCTgtggcccactgtgggtggttccAGCCCtagcaggtgggcctgggctgtgaGAGAAAGGTAGGTAAGCAAGTCAGAGAAAGAAGGCAGTAGGCAGTGTTCCTTCATGATTTCcgcttcaagctcctgccttgcTTTTTCTCGATGATCAACAGTAATTTAATCCCAACAAACTCTAAACTCCCCCAGTTGATGTTGATCAATGTctcatcatagcaacagaaagaaagcTAGAACAAGGACAAGCGTTTCCCCTAGGCCAGTGTATGCACCCTGCTTAGGCGGATTTCACCATTAATGGTTCAGGAGCTATCTCAGTTATGAGACTATCACGATATCACAGGCCCTATGTGATATAGTAATTACTGTTTTGTTAGTGTTATTTAATCTAATTTACAAATTAAACTTTTCAAAAGTATGCATTGGTAGGAAAATCTCAGCATATATTATGAGCAGTATGCACTGTTTTCAGTTTTAGATGGTCACTGGGGAACAAGCCCTCAGGTAACGCAGGTTCCTGTGTTTCTAGATGATGAAATATCATCAATCACTGAAATGTGGTGAATGCAGGTAAACAGGGTAGGTTGTTTGTCTTATCAAGAACCTGTGAAAATACAGGATATAAAATAGGATGTTCCTGGAGTTTTAAAATATGTAGTGGGATTCATTTAAAAAGTGGCCTATGTAAAGCATGTCTCAAAAGCACAAAGTGATTACAAAGTGATAGCATTTTTACCAAAAACAGCGCTGTAAAAAGCACACATGCCTTTGTCTACAAGGATGTTTATCTCTGTGGAGGGAGGAATATCATTAGCTAGATATTAATCTATGCTGTAATTAATTCTAaagtttatttatgtatgtaaatgggtgttttgtctgcatgtacatctgcataaCCAAAGATGGCTTTGGATCCCAAGGGACTACAGTGCTACATacttgtgagcagccatgtgggtgctgggaattaactcAGGGCCTCTGTAAGTACAGTGAGTGCCaccagctgctgagccatctctctagcccaatgACTTCTAAATACAAAGGAAATTCTTTCTTAATATATTTagtttatattttctaaaagtttttatgatttgttttatgtgcactggtgttttgcatgcatgtctgtgtgagggtgtcggatcctctggaccaggagttacagttgtgagccactgtgtgggtacaGGGAATTGAATCCaagttccctggaagagcagccagtgcactaaacctctgagccatctctccagccccctatattttcaaaaatttaagaaaaatcttagggaaaaataataattgtatcatattcttttccttttctctttccctccctccctttctctctgtctctctctctcctctctctctctgtcatagAAACCTTGAGAAACTCATATGGTTCCCAGGATACCTGTACTAAATACTCCTAAGATGACCCTTTCTGAGAGTTAAAAATGGGATCAGGAGCTGAGCAGtggtagcacatgtctgtaatcccagcactctggggggcagaggcaggcagatcactgtgagttcaggccaTCCTGGtcgacaaagtgagtccaggacagccaaggctacacagagaaagcctgtctcaaaaagaaagaaagaaagaaagaaagaaagaaagaaagaaagaaagaaagaaagaaagaaagaaagaaagaaagaaaagagaaaaggaaagaacaatCGGGATCAGTACAAATGGAGAATTTGTGATATAGTCACACAGTAcgatattatataataataaaactgagctgagcatggtggcacacacctgtagtcccagcccttaaggaggcagaagcaggtggatctctgtgagtttgaggctggcctggtctacaaagtgagtccagaacagacacggctacacagagaaattctgtcccACAATTTTAAGCAAAGGATGCTGCCCGTCCTTTGCTGTTTGCCACGCAAGTGCGAGGACCTTAGTtcagattcctagcacccacgtaaaAGCCAGATGCAGTACTGAGTGTCATAATAGATCATTGCTCCATGATgggtgacagagacagaaaaattcCCAGAAGGTCCTGGGCCAGCTAGTCTGGCATGTGCAGCAATGGACAGTAAGGCAGCAAatgtgttctctgacctccacatatgtactGTAGCATGTATGCAGCTGTGTCCACACACACTcaagtcatacacacacaaagaaaagttttgtttttttgttttgtttttgagacaggatatcacagagcccaggctggccgaGAACTTCCTGTGTAGCTGAGGAGAGCCATGcactgatgctcctgcctctgcttctccagtgctgagattatcaGTGTGTACTATCACTGTCAGTTTTTATGctatgctgggaattaaacctgtgGCTTTGTGCATGGTAGACAAACACTTCAcaaactgagccacatccccagacaccacaagttttattttattttttaatttaggtgtgtgtcctgtgtgagtttatttgcaccatgtgcatgcctgtagAAACCAGAAGGCAGCCTTacatccctggaactggagctgtgaGGCAGCTATAAGCTGCCACATTAAGTTCTGGGACCCAAACCCAGaacctttgcaagagcagtaagtgctcttacctgctgagccacttctttagccacataagataaaaaaaaataataataataatattatttcaCTCTAACTTTAGAAAGGCACTTCTGTGATGTTTAGGTggtaaaacttgaaaaaaaataaaaataaaggctgcTTTTGAAGTAGGAGCAAATGGAGGTTATAATAAAGGAACTAATACAGACCTAGAGAACATTGTATGGATTCGCTCATCTGTGGCTCCTAGGTTTTATATAGCTACATAAAatcatgtatatataatatatatatagcacTAAAACAGAAGTAAGATTTTCTGGTGGGAGGGACCAAACTAGTGggcaagagagaaaagggaggcacAGGgtggggcacagtggcacatcccttgaatctcagcactttggaggcaaaggcCGGTGGATCTCTAGAagtccaaggctagcctagtctacctAGACAATTCCAAGTTAGCCAAGGCTATaatagtgagaccttgcctcaaaaaaaaaaaaaaataaaatgagggtAGGGATAGAAAAATCCGCCAAACCCATCCCTATGTACAGTGAATACACAGcagttttaaaaatgagacaGGTGAGGCAGCACATATCTTCAATCCCAGAACTTAAAAATGGAGAagcagggggctggggagatggctcagtggttaaaaacactgacCGCTCTGCCAGAGGAcgtgagtttaattcccagcacccacatggcagctcgcaactgtctgtgactccagttccagaggatctgacaccttcacacagacccATGCAAGTAAGACACCAatggatacaaaataaaaattaaaaaaaaaattagaaggcgGAAGCAGGAGCATCTTtatgagattgaggccagccctTTCTCCctagtaaattccaggacagctcgGCCTGCTGTGAGACTCCATCAATAACCACGATGATGGTGGCTTTAGGTAAGCTGGGCACATAGCTCAATTTGTAGCGTGCCCGCCTAGTACACACAAAGTCCTGGGCCTGATTATCAGCACAAAACAGGCATGGTGATGTATACCTGTAAactcagcactttggaggtagaggctggaggatggGAAACTGAGGTGTCCTCAGCCACATAAGGAGCTAAGCCAACCTGGGGTACTTGACACCTTctctcaaacaagcaaaaagtCACTTAAAGTGTGGTTATCCACCGAAAACTGGAACTTCTAGGGCACAAATAATTCCCTATTTCATGGCCTAAAAGATGaaactgtgtgtgttttgtgtatttttcttaCCTGTGTTCTGTTTCCATAATTAAACataagaagaaagacaaatataggcAATGATGAGATGCCACCTGGAGGAGGCTCTTCCCGCCACTCACTCTTCCTGCCATCCCCAGCCCCTACATGGGGTCTTACTTACGCATCTCCCAGGAAGAGGTTGGGCCAGACCTCATTGATGTGGGTCAGTGTGGCGGTCCGATGGACCCACAGCAGGCGCTGCAGGGAGGCCAGCGTGGGTGGCTGGTAGGGGGACATCTGGACCGCCCCATGAATCTTCGGCCTCCGAAGGTCCTGCTTCTGCAGTGAGTCCATCCTGGAACAGAGTGGACACGATAGCAGCTATAGCAGGCTCCCCAAGGACAGTCCCGTGGACAGGGAGGCCAGCGTTGCAGGAGCCACTGGGACGCTGTGGGGCTGGCCTCGGCTATGCTGAATGGGGCTATTAACCACTCAGTTGGGATGGAATCTAGAACCTTTTCCCTAGGAACAAGGAGAACTAGAACTCCCTTGCCATGGCACTAGACACACCTTTTCTGAGGCAGCCTGGATGGTGGGAACATTGGCCTTGGAGACCTTCGGGAGCTCTGCAGATCCCACTCTTTAAGTCCCTGGAAACCCCGGTTGGCTGACACTCTTGGAGAACACCCAGGATGTCTCTCAAAATCCAGGCAGTTCAAACTGCCCCACCCCGTTTCTAGGGCTGGTGCTTGAGGTCAGAGCACTGTCCAGGGTCAGAGCCCAGGTACATGCTGGCATTGGTCAACTTTTGTGCAGCAAGTGAGCTGAGCTGGTGCCTCATAGGCAGAACATGTCCCCTGTTTCACACGGCAGGGCATTGATCGATTCAGGAACACCCAAAGACTGATGCCAGTCCCCGGGGTTGATACCCAGCGAGTGACTTCAGTTCCTTCCCTGAGCCTTCCAGTCGCCAAGGGGTGGTTATCAACTCAGGAGTCTCCTCCAGGGAGCTGTTCGGGCTGAGCTACATGGCTGCTTACAGGCCCCAGGCTTTTCCTCCTTACCACTGTGGTTCAGGCCAGTGCATCTGTGCAGGCCTCACCCGGATGGGGTGGGGTATGTCTGGAGTCAGCTGGCTCAGGCCATCCGGGACCCTGCAGAGCTGGGATGTCAGAGGCACCAGAACCTGGGTCTGGTGCCGTAGTGGGAAGGGAGACCTATCTTGGCCAACTGCCCTTGGTTCCCTCAAGGAGTAGCTAGAGAAGGTGCATAGTGGGTAGAGTGTCTTTTCCCTCTGGTAGGCACTGCCAAGACCAGAAAAAGAGACGGGCACCCACGAGGCCACTGGCTTGGCTAAGCTCACCCAGCGAGTAAATGGTGAGGGTGGAATGAAGGACCgggctctctccctcatccctctcaGTGACCTCTCAGGGCAGGCTGGGTGGCCTGCCACCTACCTAGGGCATGGTCTGGGGCCAGAATGGGGAACTGGTGAAGGGGCAGGACTCTGCACGTGACTGGAACAATCCTTAGGCAGGTTCCGTCCAGAACACAAATGCTGTGAAGCGCCTAGAATTCCAGGTCCACACATTTGAGCCAATGGGTGGGTGAGGGGATGAGGACAGCTCTCGGCTGCTTGGACTGAAGCAGTGCCCTGCCCTGTCATCTCCCCCTAGTGTCTCTGGTATCAAAAACATCCTgaagattggggggggggggggctggggaggcACCC belongs to Meriones unguiculatus strain TT.TT164.6M chromosome 4, Bangor_MerUng_6.1, whole genome shotgun sequence and includes:
- the Dusp13b gene encoding dual specificity protein phosphatase 13B isoform X4, with the translated sequence MRMDSLQKQDLRRPKIHGAVQMSPYQPPTLASLQRLLWVHRTATLTHINEVWPNLFLGDAYAARDKSRLIQLGITHVVNVAAGKFQVDTGAKFYRGTPLEYYGIEADDNPFFDLSVYFLPVARYIKEALNIPQSRVLVHCAMGVSRSATIVLAFLMICENMTLVDAIQTVQAHRDICPNSGFLRQLQVLDNRLRRESGRI
- the Dusp13b gene encoding dual specificity protein phosphatase 13B isoform X2, producing the protein MGGKATAHRAAARLKPQGSRGQVVPGCDAGPVPTGHSATSHSTRAEMFRMDSLQKQDLRRPKIHGAVQMSPYQPPTLASLQRLLWVHRTATLTHINEVWPNLFLGDAYAARDKSRLIQLGITHVVNVAAGKFQVDTGAKFYRGTPLEYYGIEADDNPFFDLSVYFLPVARYIKEALNIPQSRVLVHCAMGVSRSATIVLAFLMICENMTLVDAIQTVQAHRDICPNSGFLRQLQVLDNRLRRESGRI
- the Dusp13b gene encoding dual specificity protein phosphatase 13B isoform X6, producing MRERARSFIPPSPFTRWVSLAKPVASWVPVSFSGLGSAYQREKTLYPLCTFSSYSLREPRAVGQDRSPFPLRHQTQVLVPLTSQLCRVPDGLSQLTPDIPHPIRVRPAQMHWPEPQWMDSLQKQDLRRPKIHGAVQMSPYQPPTLASLQRLLWVHRTATLTHINEVWPNLFLGDAYAARDKSRLIQLGITHVVNVAAGKFQVDTGAKFYRGTPLEYYGIEADDNPFFDLSVYFLPVARYIKEALNIPQSRVLVHCAMGVSRSATIVLAFLMICENMTLVDAIQTVQAHRDICPNSGFLRQLQVLDNRLRRESGRI
- the Dusp13b gene encoding dual specificity protein phosphatase 13B isoform X3 — protein: MPRRWKGPSVELTVEPAAPSASSSVPQALSATVFSLQRMDSLQKQDLRRPKIHGAVQMSPYQPPTLASLQRLLWVHRTATLTHINEVWPNLFLGDAYAARDKSRLIQLGITHVVNVAAGKFQVDTGAKFYRGTPLEYYGIEADDNPFFDLSVYFLPVARYIKEALNIPQSRVLVHCAMGVSRSATIVLAFLMICENMTLVDAIQTVQAHRDICPNSGFLRQLQVLDNRLRRESGRI
- the Dusp13b gene encoding dual specificity protein phosphatase 13B isoform X5 — encoded protein: MDSLQKQDLRRPKIHGAVQMSPYQPPTLASLQRLLWVHRTATLTHINEVWPNLFLGDAYAARDKSRLIQLGITHVVNVAAGKFQVDTGAKFYRGTPLEYYGIEADDNPFFDLSVYFLPVARYIKEALNIPQSRVLVHCAMGVSRSATIVLAFLMICENMTLVDAIQTVQAHRDICPNSGFLRQLQVLDNRLRRESGRI